In a genomic window of Streptomyces koelreuteriae:
- a CDS encoding AMIN-like domain-containing (lipo)protein — MVRIRTACATLALVGATVGVAAVPAGAAPAATPQAARAAACPTGWGSLAKTDTSATLAPVKDIRTGRHACFDRMVVDLPGAGGDVGYSVRYVDRLHQDGSGRHIPVTGAAVLEVRVFAPAYDPETGAATYPGRVARPLPGVDLTGYSTFRDTRFAGSFEGETQVGLGLRARLPFRVLQLDDRLIVDVAHSWTATR, encoded by the coding sequence ATGGTACGAATCAGAACAGCATGCGCGACTCTCGCGCTCGTCGGCGCCACGGTGGGCGTCGCGGCGGTCCCGGCCGGCGCGGCTCCGGCCGCCACCCCGCAGGCGGCCCGGGCCGCGGCCTGCCCGACCGGCTGGGGAAGCCTCGCCAAGACCGACACCAGCGCCACACTCGCGCCGGTCAAGGACATCAGGACCGGCCGTCACGCCTGCTTCGACCGGATGGTCGTCGACCTGCCCGGCGCGGGCGGCGACGTCGGCTACTCCGTGCGCTATGTCGACCGGCTCCACCAGGACGGATCGGGCCGCCACATTCCCGTGACCGGCGCAGCCGTCCTCGAGGTGCGGGTCTTCGCGCCCGCCTACGACCCGGAGACCGGCGCCGCCACGTATCCCGGCCGGGTGGCGCGCCCGCTGCCGGGCGTGGACCTCACCGGCTACAGCACCTTCCGGGACACCCGCTTCGCCGGCAGCTTCGAAGGGGAGACCCAGGTCGGACTCGGTCTGCGCGCCCGGCTGCCCTTCCGGGTCCTGCAGCTGGACGACCGTCTCATCGTGGACGTGGCCCACAGCTGGACCGCCACGCGGTGA
- the pgm gene encoding phosphoglucomutase (alpha-D-glucose-1,6-bisphosphate-dependent) — MQHERAGDPAGFEDLVDVARLVTAYYALRPDLDDPGQRVTFGTSGHRGSSLASAFNDDHIAATSQAICEYRAGQGIDGPLFLGADTHALSEPARVTALEVFAANDVTVLIDDADGYTPTPAVSHAILAHNRGRTTGLADGVVVTPSHNPPADGGFKYNPPSGGPAASDATSWIQDRANDIIRGGLKDVRRIPYARALAAPTTGRYDFLGTYVADLPGVLDLDAIRAAGVRIGADPLGGASVAYWGRIAEQHGIDLTVVNPHTDPTWRFMTLDWDGKIRMDCSSPYAMASLIEQRDRFQISTGNDADADRHGIVTPDAGLMNPNHYLAVAISYLYAHRDRWPATTGIGKTLVSSAMIDRVAADLGRELVEVPVGFKWFVDGLAGGTIGFGGEESAGASFLRRDGSVWTTDKDGIILALLASEITAVTGRTPSEHYATLAARFGEPAYARIDAPATREEKALLAKLSPAQVSADTLAGDAVTAVLTEAPGNGAPIGGIKVTTDNAWFAARPSGTEDVYKIYAESFLGPDHLGRVQEEAKSVVLTALSG, encoded by the coding sequence ATGCAGCACGAGCGAGCGGGCGATCCGGCCGGTTTCGAGGATCTCGTCGATGTGGCCCGGCTGGTGACCGCGTACTACGCGCTCCGCCCCGACCTGGACGACCCGGGGCAGCGTGTCACGTTCGGCACCTCGGGACACCGCGGATCGTCCCTGGCGAGCGCGTTCAACGACGACCACATCGCCGCGACCAGCCAGGCCATCTGCGAGTACCGCGCCGGGCAGGGCATCGACGGGCCGCTCTTCCTGGGCGCCGACACCCACGCCCTGTCGGAACCCGCGCGCGTCACCGCCCTGGAGGTGTTCGCCGCCAACGACGTGACGGTGCTGATCGACGACGCGGACGGCTACACACCGACCCCGGCCGTCTCGCACGCCATCCTCGCGCACAACCGCGGCCGCACCACGGGTCTCGCGGACGGCGTCGTGGTCACGCCCTCCCACAACCCGCCCGCCGACGGAGGGTTCAAGTACAACCCGCCCAGCGGCGGCCCCGCCGCCTCCGACGCCACCTCCTGGATCCAGGACCGGGCCAACGACATCATCCGGGGCGGCCTGAAGGACGTACGGCGCATCCCGTACGCCCGGGCCCTCGCCGCCCCCACCACCGGCCGCTACGACTTCCTCGGCACCTACGTCGCCGACCTGCCCGGCGTGCTCGACCTGGACGCGATCCGGGCGGCCGGGGTGCGGATCGGGGCGGACCCGTTGGGCGGGGCGTCCGTCGCCTACTGGGGCCGCATCGCCGAACAGCACGGCATCGACCTCACCGTGGTCAACCCGCACACCGACCCCACCTGGCGGTTCATGACGCTGGACTGGGACGGCAAGATCCGCATGGACTGCTCGTCGCCGTACGCGATGGCCTCGCTCATCGAGCAGCGCGACCGCTTCCAGATCTCCACCGGCAACGACGCCGACGCCGACCGGCACGGCATCGTCACCCCGGACGCGGGCCTGATGAACCCCAACCACTACCTGGCCGTCGCCATCTCCTACCTGTACGCCCACCGCGACCGCTGGCCGGCCACCACCGGCATCGGCAAGACCCTGGTTTCCTCCGCCATGATCGACCGCGTCGCCGCCGACCTCGGCCGCGAACTGGTCGAGGTGCCCGTCGGGTTCAAGTGGTTCGTGGACGGGCTGGCCGGCGGCACCATCGGCTTCGGCGGGGAGGAGTCGGCCGGGGCCTCCTTCCTGCGCCGGGACGGCTCCGTGTGGACCACCGACAAGGACGGCATCATCCTGGCGCTGCTCGCCTCCGAGATCACGGCCGTCACCGGCAGGACCCCGTCGGAGCACTACGCCACGCTGGCCGCCCGCTTCGGCGAGCCCGCCTACGCCCGGATCGACGCCCCGGCGACCCGCGAGGAGAAGGCACTGCTCGCGAAACTCTCCCCGGCCCAGGTCAGCGCGGACACCCTGGCCGGCGACGCGGTCACCGCCGTCCTCACCGAGGCCCCGGGCAACGGCGCCCCCATCGGCGGCATCAAGGTGACCACGGACAACGCCTGGTTCGCGGCCCGCCCCTCGGGCACCGAGGACGTCTACAAGATCTACGCCGAGTCCTTCCTCGGCCCCGACCATCTCGGCCGGGTCCAGGAGGAGGCCAAGAGCGTGGTGCTCACGGCGCTGTCGGGCTGA
- a CDS encoding SRPBCC family protein, whose protein sequence is MEWTGARYADQPTVEVTTWIAAPPGRVWALVSDVTRMPDLSEELQWAGWADGAAGPAVGARFTGRSRHESFGEWETTSTVVACDPERVFAWAVGDPAEPSAVWRFGLEPRDGGTELSQWMRMGPGRSGLSVAIDAMPEKEQKIVFVRLREFERGMTATLEHIRQRAEA, encoded by the coding sequence ATGGAGTGGACGGGCGCGCGGTACGCGGACCAACCGACGGTCGAGGTGACGACCTGGATCGCGGCGCCGCCGGGGAGAGTGTGGGCGCTGGTGTCGGATGTGACGCGGATGCCGGACCTGAGTGAGGAGTTGCAGTGGGCGGGGTGGGCCGACGGAGCCGCCGGTCCGGCCGTCGGGGCGCGGTTCACCGGCCGGAGCAGGCACGAGTCGTTCGGTGAGTGGGAGACGACCTCCACGGTTGTCGCCTGCGACCCGGAGCGGGTGTTCGCCTGGGCGGTCGGGGATCCGGCCGAGCCCAGCGCCGTCTGGCGGTTCGGGCTCGAGCCCCGGGACGGCGGCACCGAACTGTCGCAGTGGATGCGGATGGGGCCGGGGCGCTCCGGCCTCTCCGTCGCGATCGACGCCATGCCGGAGAAGGAGCAGAAGATCGTGTTCGTGAGACTGCGGGAGTTCGAGCGGGGCATGACCGCCACGCTGGAGCACATCAGGCAGCGGGCGGAGGCGTGA
- a CDS encoding diacylglycerol/lipid kinase family protein, giving the protein MGSAMGERDHRRQRWAARGALAAVALAALLPLVSGGLKGLLLLLAGIAGLALTAAALWWVLSRRGPARMAAAVLALVAPVGVIVLFAAANLIWVVFASLLLWCVAVWSGRYALRSTGLRPVRAKEYRTPPPRRPFLLLNPRSGGGKVEKFSLKEKAEELGARVVLLDPEHHQDVTELAKAAVADGADLLGVAGGDGTQAMVAAVAAEHGLPFLVISAGTRNHFAMDLGLDRDDPSTCLDALTDGVELRVDLGFADDRPFVNNASFGVYGAVVQSPGYRDDKVGAALERLPELLTRQSGPRLTATADGTTIADPQAVLVSNNAYRMDDPFGFGRRERLNSGKLGVLAVRVDSAVEAAELLLSPRPEGLTVLTAQHVVVHSDEPHLEVGLDGEALTLPAPVHCRIARRALRVRVPRNRPGVPEAPPRLDWRRLRKLAAAVGRTAAPTRSRRS; this is encoded by the coding sequence ATGGGATCGGCGATGGGCGAGCGGGATCACCGCCGGCAGAGATGGGCGGCCAGGGGAGCCCTGGCCGCGGTCGCGCTGGCGGCGCTGCTGCCCCTCGTCTCCGGCGGTCTGAAGGGACTGCTGCTGCTTCTGGCCGGTATCGCGGGACTCGCCCTGACCGCGGCGGCGCTCTGGTGGGTCCTGTCCCGCCGCGGACCGGCACGCATGGCGGCGGCCGTCCTGGCCCTCGTCGCCCCCGTCGGCGTCATCGTCCTCTTCGCGGCCGCCAATCTGATCTGGGTGGTCTTCGCCTCGCTGCTGCTGTGGTGTGTCGCGGTCTGGAGCGGCCGCTACGCCCTGCGCAGCACGGGGCTGCGGCCGGTACGGGCCAAGGAGTACCGCACACCGCCGCCGCGACGCCCCTTCCTCCTGCTCAACCCGCGCTCCGGCGGCGGCAAGGTCGAGAAGTTCTCCCTCAAGGAGAAGGCCGAGGAGCTGGGCGCCCGGGTCGTCCTGCTCGACCCGGAGCACCACCAGGACGTCACCGAACTGGCCAAGGCCGCCGTGGCCGACGGGGCCGACCTCCTGGGCGTCGCGGGCGGCGACGGCACACAGGCGATGGTCGCCGCCGTCGCGGCGGAACACGGCCTGCCGTTCCTCGTCATCTCGGCCGGCACCCGCAACCACTTCGCCATGGACCTGGGCCTGGACCGGGACGACCCGTCCACCTGCCTCGACGCCCTCACGGACGGGGTCGAACTCCGCGTCGACCTCGGCTTCGCCGACGACCGCCCCTTCGTCAACAACGCCTCGTTCGGCGTCTACGGGGCCGTCGTCCAGAGCCCCGGCTACCGCGACGACAAGGTGGGCGCCGCGCTGGAGCGGCTGCCCGAGCTGCTCACGCGGCAGAGCGGCCCGCGGCTGACGGCGACCGCCGACGGCACCACCATCGCCGACCCGCAGGCCGTCCTGGTGAGCAACAACGCCTACCGGATGGACGACCCGTTCGGCTTCGGCCGGCGCGAGCGGCTCAACTCCGGGAAGCTGGGCGTGCTCGCCGTCCGCGTGGACAGCGCCGTGGAAGCGGCCGAGCTCCTGCTGTCCCCGCGGCCGGAAGGCCTCACCGTGCTCACCGCCCAGCACGTCGTCGTCCACTCCGACGAACCGCATCTCGAAGTCGGCCTCGACGGCGAGGCGCTCACCCTTCCGGCCCCCGTCCACTGCCGCATCGCACGCCGGGCCCTGCGCGTCCGGGTGCCCCGCAACCGCCCCGGGGTCCCCGAGGCGCCCCCGCGCCTGGACTGGCGCCGGCTCCGCAAGCTGGCGGCCGCGGTCGGCCGTACGGCCGCGCCCACGCGTTCCCGGCGGTCCTGA
- a CDS encoding DUF1731 domain-containing protein, with the protein MKIVIPGGTGQVGTVLKRALGAAGHDVVVLSRHPAPGEVHWDGATLGPWCEEIDGSDVVVNLAGRSVSCRYTPANLREMMDSRVDSARVVGEAIAKAARPPRVWLQMSTATIYAHRFDAPNDEATGVIGGAEPGIPGYWAYSVDIAKAWEREQERADTPDTRKVAMRAAMVMSPDRGGVFDVLLRLARLGLGGPVAGGAQYVSWIHDQDFVRAVEFLVARDDITGPVNLAAPTPLPQRAFMRALRGAWGMPVGLPATRWMAELGAFGLRSDTELLLKSRRVVPGRLLEAGFTFERPGWPEAADDLVRRVRGRDLS; encoded by the coding sequence ATGAAGATCGTGATACCCGGCGGGACCGGACAGGTCGGCACGGTCCTGAAGCGCGCGCTGGGCGCCGCCGGACATGACGTCGTGGTGTTGAGCAGGCACCCCGCACCGGGCGAAGTGCACTGGGACGGTGCGACCCTGGGGCCCTGGTGCGAGGAGATCGACGGCAGCGACGTCGTCGTCAACCTGGCCGGCCGGAGCGTGAGCTGCCGCTACACCCCGGCCAACCTCCGCGAGATGATGGACTCGCGGGTCGACTCCGCCCGGGTCGTGGGTGAGGCCATCGCCAAGGCCGCCCGGCCGCCCCGGGTCTGGCTCCAGATGAGCACCGCGACGATCTACGCCCACCGCTTCGACGCGCCCAACGACGAGGCGACCGGCGTCATCGGCGGAGCCGAACCCGGCATCCCCGGCTACTGGGCCTACAGCGTCGACATCGCCAAGGCCTGGGAGCGGGAGCAGGAGAGGGCCGACACGCCGGACACCCGGAAGGTGGCCATGCGCGCCGCCATGGTGATGAGCCCGGACCGGGGCGGTGTCTTCGACGTCCTGCTGCGGCTGGCCCGGCTCGGCCTCGGCGGCCCGGTCGCCGGCGGCGCGCAGTACGTGTCCTGGATCCACGACCAGGACTTCGTCCGGGCGGTGGAGTTCCTCGTCGCCCGCGACGACATCACGGGCCCGGTCAATCTCGCCGCTCCCACGCCCCTGCCGCAGCGCGCCTTCATGCGCGCCCTGCGCGGCGCCTGGGGCATGCCGGTGGGCCTGCCCGCGACCCGCTGGATGGCCGAGCTCGGCGCGTTCGGGCTGCGCTCGGACACCGAACTGCTGCTGAAGAGCCGCCGTGTCGTCCCCGGCCGCCTGCTCGAAGCGGGCTTCACCTTCGAGCGCCCCGGCTGGCCGGAGGCCGCGGACGACCTCGTACGCCGGGTCCGCGGCCGCGACCTGAGCTGA
- a CDS encoding zinc-ribbon domain-containing protein: MIIFGTKGYLYQLAILTLVCAQCGNPAAHTLRKRVTKFTLFFVPLFPISTKYLTQCTFCGAEQKVTKEQADQLQTQSAGGQGGQAYGNQEQQQHRF; the protein is encoded by the coding sequence GTGATCATCTTCGGCACCAAGGGGTACCTCTACCAGCTCGCGATACTGACGCTGGTGTGCGCCCAGTGCGGCAACCCTGCCGCGCACACGCTCAGGAAGCGCGTCACGAAGTTCACGCTGTTCTTCGTGCCGCTGTTCCCGATCTCGACGAAGTACCTGACGCAGTGCACCTTCTGCGGCGCGGAACAGAAGGTGACCAAGGAGCAGGCGGACCAACTGCAGACGCAGAGCGCGGGCGGCCAGGGCGGCCAGGCGTACGGGAACCAGGAGCAGCAGCAACACCGGTTCTAG
- a CDS encoding GNAT family N-acetyltransferase produces MTQEAELPGKRVLVLRPDELGPNDQKMWREIRTESAAPANPFLDPAFTILVGRVRPGARVAVLLDDDSPVGFFPYERGPLGQGRAIGLGVSDSQGAVLRPGIRLDARGLLRSCALSSWEFDNLEAGQGLFVPHAAEELASPVVDIDEGFERYRERLRAKSPSFLRQTLAKERKLARQVGEVRFAYDAQDPDALRALMDWKSAQYRRTGRRDRFAQEWITRLVTLLGESEEPECRGVLSVLYAADRPVAAHFGLRSRTVLSWWFPAYDRAYAKYSPGLVLQLRMLEAAAADGVGTVDLGSGPARYKESLKTRDLRVYEGAVVRPVPGGAVHWLGREPARAARRFVRNRPRLAGAAARTLAELGRVRGR; encoded by the coding sequence ATGACACAGGAGGCGGAGTTGCCTGGAAAGCGTGTTCTCGTTCTGCGGCCGGACGAACTGGGCCCGAACGACCAGAAGATGTGGCGGGAGATACGGACGGAGTCCGCGGCCCCCGCGAATCCCTTTCTCGACCCGGCGTTCACCATCCTGGTGGGGCGGGTCAGGCCGGGAGCGAGAGTGGCGGTGCTGCTCGACGACGACTCCCCGGTCGGGTTCTTCCCCTACGAGAGGGGACCCTTGGGGCAGGGCCGGGCCATCGGGCTCGGGGTGTCCGACAGTCAGGGGGCCGTACTGCGGCCCGGGATCCGGCTCGACGCCCGCGGGCTGCTGCGGTCCTGCGCGCTGTCGTCCTGGGAGTTCGACAACCTCGAAGCCGGCCAGGGGCTGTTCGTGCCGCACGCGGCGGAGGAACTCGCCTCCCCGGTCGTCGACATCGACGAGGGTTTCGAGCGGTACCGGGAGCGGCTGCGGGCGAAGTCGCCGAGCTTCCTCAGACAGACCCTGGCCAAGGAGCGCAAGCTGGCCCGGCAGGTCGGCGAGGTGCGGTTCGCCTACGACGCCCAGGACCCGGACGCTCTGCGGGCGCTGATGGACTGGAAGTCGGCGCAGTACCGGCGGACCGGCCGGCGCGACCGGTTCGCGCAAGAGTGGATCACCCGGCTGGTGACGCTGCTCGGGGAGAGCGAGGAACCGGAGTGCCGTGGGGTGCTGTCCGTGCTCTACGCCGCGGACCGGCCCGTGGCCGCGCACTTCGGTCTGCGCTCGCGCACGGTGCTGTCCTGGTGGTTCCCGGCGTACGACCGCGCCTACGCCAAGTACTCCCCCGGTCTGGTGCTGCAGCTCAGGATGCTGGAGGCCGCGGCGGCCGACGGTGTCGGGACGGTGGACCTGGGCAGCGGCCCCGCCCGCTACAAGGAGTCGCTCAAGACCCGTGACCTGCGGGTGTACGAGGGGGCGGTGGTACGGCCCGTGCCGGGCGGTGCCGTCCACTGGCTGGGCCGGGAGCCCGCCCGGGCCGCCCGCCGCTTCGTACGCAACCGGCCCCGGCTGGCCGGTGCCGCGGCACGGACCCTGGCGGAGCTGGGGCGTGTGCGGGGACGGTGA
- a CDS encoding LLM class flavin-dependent oxidoreductase, producing the protein MRTATTVEAAALGSWSRQADFVVEAEKLGLDVCWVAEAWGSDAPSALGFYAARTERMLLGSAVMQVGTRTPVALAQAAITLSNLSGGRFLLGLGPSGPQVMEGLHGVPFARPLARTRETVEIVRQVVAGGKISHSGSEFRIPLPGGEAVPMRLSMRAEHPVPVYLAALSPAMLRLTGQVADGWLGTSFVPEGAAEAYFAPLDEGLAAAGRARAGFDVCQGAEVAFARDEEELGPMIADRRKELAFSLGGMGSASTNFYNRAYGRQGWAEVAAEVRERWQAGDRDGAAGLVTDEMVLATTLIGTEEMVRRRLRVWRDAGVDTVRLYPAGETLDDRLDTLGRAIELVRETGSGA; encoded by the coding sequence ATGCGCACGGCGACGACCGTCGAGGCGGCGGCTCTCGGCTCCTGGTCCCGGCAGGCCGACTTCGTCGTCGAGGCGGAGAAACTGGGGCTCGACGTCTGCTGGGTGGCCGAGGCGTGGGGATCGGACGCCCCGTCCGCCCTGGGCTTCTACGCGGCCCGTACGGAGCGGATGCTGCTGGGCTCCGCGGTCATGCAGGTCGGCACGCGCACACCGGTGGCCCTCGCCCAGGCGGCGATCACCCTGTCCAATCTCTCCGGCGGGCGTTTCCTGCTGGGTCTGGGTCCGTCCGGACCGCAGGTGATGGAGGGCCTGCACGGGGTGCCGTTCGCCCGTCCGCTGGCCCGGACGCGCGAGACGGTGGAGATCGTGCGGCAGGTGGTCGCGGGCGGCAAGATCTCCCATTCGGGCTCGGAGTTCAGGATTCCGCTGCCGGGCGGGGAGGCGGTGCCGATGCGTCTGTCGATGCGGGCCGAGCACCCCGTGCCCGTCTACCTGGCCGCGCTGTCGCCCGCGATGCTGCGGCTGACCGGCCAGGTCGCGGACGGCTGGCTCGGCACCAGCTTCGTACCGGAGGGCGCGGCGGAGGCCTACTTCGCTCCGCTGGACGAGGGGCTGGCCGCCGCCGGCCGTGCACGTGCCGGGTTCGACGTCTGCCAGGGCGCCGAGGTCGCGTTCGCGCGGGACGAGGAGGAACTCGGCCCCATGATCGCGGACCGGAGGAAGGAACTCGCCTTCAGCCTGGGCGGCATGGGTTCCGCCTCGACCAACTTCTACAACCGGGCCTACGGCCGTCAGGGCTGGGCCGAGGTCGCGGCCGAGGTACGGGAGCGCTGGCAGGCGGGCGACCGGGACGGCGCGGCCGGTCTCGTCACCGACGAGATGGTGCTGGCCACCACGCTCATCGGCACCGAGGAGATGGTGCGACGGCGGCTGCGGGTCTGGCGGGACGCCGGGGTGGACACGGTCCGTCTCTACCCGGCCGGGGAGACCCTGGACGACCGGCTCGACACCCTGGGCCGAGCGATCGAGTTGGTCCGGGAGACCGGTTCCGGAGCGTGA
- a CDS encoding trypsin-like serine peptidase: MIGRPRSLRPSGGTTRARHTVLGTLAGIAALLATGVTTAPASAAPEPGAVAPSAQERALDFWTPQRMRAATPLDTLSVDPSDVRAPAPRKGKATVVAPSAPASDVGPLAIPHGGGPWSGGGAVVKTAGRVFFTYQGRTASCSGNAVTSANKSTVLTAGHCVKMQGAWHTNWVFVPGYHDGQRPYGTWAASKTLSTPQWTASEDINHDIGAAVVAPLDGKNLTDVVGGQGLAFNTGYNKPMYSFGFPAAAPYDGEKFIYCSGTTFRDFLFSSDHGLTCNMTGGSSGGPWFTQFDEASGTGLQSSVNSFKYNFLPNAMYGPYFGADAQNLYQSAQSS, encoded by the coding sequence GTGATAGGCAGACCCCGCAGCCTTCGCCCGTCCGGCGGCACCACCCGCGCTCGCCACACCGTCCTCGGCACACTCGCCGGCATCGCCGCACTCCTGGCGACCGGTGTCACCACCGCACCCGCGAGCGCCGCGCCCGAACCCGGAGCCGTGGCACCCTCGGCGCAGGAACGGGCCCTCGACTTCTGGACCCCGCAGCGGATGCGCGCGGCCACCCCGCTCGACACCCTGTCCGTGGACCCCTCCGACGTACGGGCCCCCGCGCCGCGCAAGGGCAAGGCGACCGTCGTGGCACCCAGCGCACCCGCCTCCGACGTCGGACCCCTGGCCATCCCGCACGGCGGCGGCCCCTGGTCCGGCGGGGGAGCGGTGGTCAAGACCGCGGGGCGGGTGTTCTTCACCTACCAGGGGCGCACCGCCTCCTGCTCCGGCAACGCCGTCACCAGCGCCAACAAGAGCACCGTCCTCACCGCCGGGCACTGCGTGAAGATGCAGGGGGCCTGGCACACCAACTGGGTGTTCGTGCCCGGCTATCACGACGGCCAGCGCCCGTACGGCACCTGGGCCGCGTCGAAGACCCTGTCCACGCCGCAGTGGACGGCCAGTGAGGACATCAACCACGACATCGGCGCGGCCGTCGTCGCCCCGCTGGACGGAAAGAACCTGACCGATGTCGTCGGCGGCCAGGGGCTGGCCTTCAACACGGGCTACAACAAGCCCATGTACTCCTTCGGATTCCCGGCCGCCGCCCCCTACGACGGCGAGAAGTTCATCTACTGCAGCGGAACCACCTTCCGCGACTTCCTGTTCTCCAGCGACCACGGTCTGACCTGCAACATGACCGGAGGCTCCAGCGGAGGCCCGTGGTTCACCCAGTTCGACGAGGCCTCCGGCACCGGCCTGCAGTCCTCGGTGAACAGCTTCAAGTACAACTTCCTGCCGAACGCCATGTACGGCCCGTACTTCGGCGCGGACGCGCAGAACCTGTACCAGAGCGCCCAGTCGTCCTGA
- a CDS encoding EF-hand domain-containing protein, producing the protein MSDKARRLFEALDLDHDGVLTRVEVIVALRTNGPSLAASGVLPFWGVQDVDASSALFDTADQNGDAVLTLDEFTAVVDRRFGWS; encoded by the coding sequence ATGAGTGACAAGGCCCGCAGACTGTTCGAGGCCCTAGACCTCGACCATGACGGGGTTCTCACCCGGGTGGAGGTCATCGTCGCTCTGCGGACGAACGGACCGTCTCTGGCGGCCTCCGGCGTCCTGCCGTTCTGGGGAGTGCAGGACGTCGACGCGTCCTCCGCGCTGTTCGACACCGCCGACCAGAACGGGGACGCGGTGCTGACCCTGGACGAGTTCACCGCGGTGGTGGACCGTCGGTTCGGCTGGAGCTGA
- a CDS encoding SRPBCC family protein, whose amino-acid sequence MSTIKETVEVDVPVHTAYNQWTQFEEFPNFMEGVEEVRQLDDRHNHWTTKISGVRREFDTEIVDQLADERVTWRTTSGDVDQRGSVRFERVDDTHTRVELVMDIQPSGAAEKAADMTGTIDRRVKGDMKRFKQFIEERGTESGAWRGRIQPGGAGPAL is encoded by the coding sequence ATGAGCACCATCAAGGAAACCGTGGAAGTCGACGTTCCCGTCCACACCGCCTACAACCAGTGGACGCAGTTCGAGGAGTTCCCGAACTTCATGGAGGGCGTCGAGGAGGTCAGGCAACTGGACGACCGCCACAACCACTGGACAACCAAGATCAGCGGGGTGCGGCGCGAGTTCGATACCGAGATCGTCGACCAGCTGGCCGACGAGCGCGTCACCTGGCGCACGACCAGCGGTGACGTCGATCAGAGGGGCTCTGTCCGCTTCGAGCGCGTCGACGACACCCACACCAGGGTCGAGCTGGTGATGGACATCCAGCCCAGCGGAGCCGCGGAGAAGGCGGCGGACATGACGGGCACGATCGACCGCCGGGTCAAGGGCGACATGAAGCGCTTCAAGCAGTTCATCGAGGAGCGCGGAACCGAGTCCGGCGCCTGGCGCGGCCGCATCCAGCCCGGCGGCGCCGGCCCCGCCCTCTGA
- a CDS encoding antibiotic biosynthesis monooxygenase family protein has translation MSVVKINVLTVPAEQRETLEKRFASRAHTVESSDGFEWFELLRPVEGTDTYLVYTRWRDEASFQAWMEGPMKAAHQGGGEGGERPKPAASDSNLWSFEVVQQAGPKGA, from the coding sequence ATGAGCGTAGTCAAGATCAATGTGCTGACCGTGCCCGCCGAGCAGCGGGAGACGCTGGAGAAGCGGTTCGCCTCCCGCGCGCACACCGTGGAGAGCTCCGACGGGTTCGAGTGGTTCGAGCTCCTCCGCCCGGTGGAGGGCACCGACACCTACCTCGTCTACACGCGGTGGCGTGACGAGGCGTCGTTCCAGGCCTGGATGGAGGGGCCGATGAAGGCCGCGCACCAGGGCGGCGGCGAGGGCGGCGAGCGGCCCAAGCCGGCCGCGAGCGACTCGAACCTGTGGTCCTTCGAGGTCGTGCAGCAGGCGGGCCCGAAGGGCGCGTAG